The sequence ACCGAGCGGCAGGTGCCGCGCCGGGCATTTACGGCCTGACTGTCGATTTTAGCAGGAGATACGCATGTTCGCCCGGCCCAACAGCCATCATTGCCAGGTCGCCTACGTCACCAACGATCTCGACGCGGCGATGGCCGCGCTCGAGGACGCCTATGACACGCCCGGCTTCTTCGAATTGTCGAACATCCAGCCCGGCGAAGACCCGACCGGCAAGCCGGTGCTGAAGATCGCGCTGGCGGTGGTCGGCGGCGTCGAGGTCGAACTGATCGAACCGGTGGGCGACACGGCCCCCTTGTTCAGCGATTTTCTGCCCGAGGGCGACGCCCTGGCCATTCGCTTTCATCATGTCGCGACCCGGATAGACGGACCACTAGAGCATTGGGACGCCCATGTCGCATCGCTCGACCTGACCCGGCACCCGGTCGTGTTCGAAGGCGCGCTGGGCGACGCGCTGCGCTATATCTACACCGACGAACGCGCGACGCTGGGCCATTATGTCGAGCATGTCTGGATGGCGCCCGACCTTCTGGCGCAGATGCGCGCCGTCGTTCCCGCCTATCCGCCCGTAAAGGACTGACTGCATGACCATAGCCCTGTCCCGCCTCAATTTCCGCGACATAGGCGGCCTGCCGACCGTGGGGGGTGGGCAGGTCCGCTCCGGCATCCTGTTCCGGTCCGAAGGCCCGGCCAGTTTCTTCGAGGATCATCATGCGGAACTGTCGGACCTGGGCTTTCGCTCGGTGGCGGACCTTCGATCGACGATCGAAAGGGACGCGGCGCCGCATGGATGGTGCGGCCCGGACTGCCGGATGCTCGACCTTGACATGAACACCGACCTGCGCGCGCAGGGGGAGGACATGTGGCTCTCGCTCGGTCGCGAGCCGACCGCCGCGCGCGCCGTCGCGGTGATGTCACATAATTACGGCCTCATACCGCAGGCCTTTCTGCCGCATCTGTCGCGGATGGTCGATGCGCTGCTGGCGCAGGACACGCCGATGCTGGTCCATTGCACTGCCGGTAAGGACAGGACCGGCGTGGTCGTCGCCCTGTTCCTCGACCTGCTCGCCGTGCCGCGTCCCGCGATCATGGAAGATTATCGCAAGTCCGACATATTCGGCCAGAATCTGCGCGTGTCGGGGCATCTCAAGCGCGATCTGCAAAAGACCTTCGGCTTCGTGCCGCCCGACGACATGGTGGCCATCCTGATCGGCGTGCAGGATGATTTCCTCCTGAGCGCGCTCGATATGGTCGCGACGCGCTGGGGCGGCATCGAGGGCTATTTCGAGGCGGCAGGCATCGACGCGGAACGGCGTGCTGCGCTGAAGCAATTGCTTGCCACAGACTAGGCGGGAAATCTGCGCGGGCGTGTCCGCCACCCTGGCCGGGCTTCTGCTGCCGGGCGGGATCGCCGGGGCGTCCGCCGTCAACCGGAAGAAAATGGTGGAGAATGAGATGAGCGACAACGGCATTTTCGAATGGGAAGAGCTGCTCGACCAGCTTCGCCCGCTGGGTCAGTTGATGCGCGACCGTATCCCGGAAAGGCTGCGCAGCGATCCGCGCGTCATGCAGGAATCGATGCGGCTGCTGCTGTCGGGCGTGCTGCGGACCACTAACGACGCGATCATGCATGATCGCAGTCACCCGATCTTCGTCCCCGAACTCAATATCTGCCAGAATATCTTTCAGCCCAATGCCGACACCATCTACAAGGCGGCGCTGATCGAAAAGGGGGGGACCTATCGCATCCGGGGCGATCGCGGTACGACACGAATGATGATCCTGGCCCAGCTCGGCCCGGACACGCTGCGCACCGGCCAGCATCATCCCGCGCAGGACGCGAATGATTTCAATGATCTGCATATCGGTGCCGATGGGGCCTTCGATGTCATCCTCTCGCCGACCCGTCCGACCGGCTATGAAGGCGACTGGTGGGAACTGAAACCCGCGACCGAGAAGCTGATGGTCCGGATCGTCGCCTGCGATTGGGGCGTCGAGCGCGAGCCGCGCTTCGGCATCGTGCGCCTCGACGCCGATCACGCCGCCAAGGGGCGCCCCACGCTGGCGCAACTGGCGCATCGTTTCGGCGAAATTCCCGCCACGGCGACCGTCTGTGCGCTGGCCTTCCCTGACAAGGTGCAGAAGCTGCGCGACGAAGGGCTGATCAATATGCTGAAGGTTGTCGATTTCTCGCAGATGACCGGTCTTGCCCGGCAGTCCTATTATGAGGGTGCCTATGAACTGGCGGATGACGAGGCGCTGATTACCGAGGTGCAGATCCCGAAGGAAGTCGACTACTGGTCGCTGATCCTGACAAACGAACTCTATGAGACGACCGACTGGTATCATAACCAGTCCAGCCTCAACGCGGCGCAGGCCGTGCTCGATGGCGACGGTTATTTTCGCGCCGTCATTTCCGCGCGCGATCCGGGCGTTCACAACTGGCTCGACACGTCGGGCTATGCCAGCGGCGCGGTGCAGGGGCGCTGGTTCAACACCGACGAGCGGCCAACCCCGACGATGAAGAAGGTCAAGCTGGACGACGTGCGCAGCCATCTGCCCGCCGACACCGTGCTGGTGACACCGGACGCGCGCGCGCAGGCGATCCGCGAACGCACTCTGCGCGCGCACACGCGCATCATCTGGTGACGGAGGAACGAATGAGCGACGAACTGGCCAGGCTGCTCGACTATGAGGCGATCCGCAATGTGAAGGCGCGCTATTGCCGCTTTCTCGACACCAAGGACTGGGATGGCTTTCTCTCTCTGTTCACGCCGGATGCGGTGCTGGACGTCCAGGAGGATACCGGCAATCCTCCGATGAGCGGGCACGCCGCCATATTGGAACAGGTGCGCTCCGCGGTCATCGATGCGCGCTCGGCGCATCAGATCCACTCGTCGGAGATCGACCTGCGCGGCGACGAGGCGGAGATGATCACGGCGATGCAGGACCGGGTCGTCTGGGCGCCGGGCAAATGCCCTATCCCCGGCGGCCAGTCGATCACCGGTTTCGGCCATT is a genomic window of Sphingomonas bisphenolicum containing:
- a CDS encoding VOC family protein encodes the protein MFARPNSHHCQVAYVTNDLDAAMAALEDAYDTPGFFELSNIQPGEDPTGKPVLKIALAVVGGVEVELIEPVGDTAPLFSDFLPEGDALAIRFHHVATRIDGPLEHWDAHVASLDLTRHPVVFEGALGDALRYIYTDERATLGHYVEHVWMAPDLLAQMRAVVPAYPPVKD
- a CDS encoding tyrosine-protein phosphatase encodes the protein MTIALSRLNFRDIGGLPTVGGGQVRSGILFRSEGPASFFEDHHAELSDLGFRSVADLRSTIERDAAPHGWCGPDCRMLDLDMNTDLRAQGEDMWLSLGREPTAARAVAVMSHNYGLIPQAFLPHLSRMVDALLAQDTPMLVHCTAGKDRTGVVVALFLDLLAVPRPAIMEDYRKSDIFGQNLRVSGHLKRDLQKTFGFVPPDDMVAILIGVQDDFLLSALDMVATRWGGIEGYFEAAGIDAERRAALKQLLATD
- a CDS encoding DUF1214 domain-containing protein, which translates into the protein MSATLAGLLLPGGIAGASAVNRKKMVENEMSDNGIFEWEELLDQLRPLGQLMRDRIPERLRSDPRVMQESMRLLLSGVLRTTNDAIMHDRSHPIFVPELNICQNIFQPNADTIYKAALIEKGGTYRIRGDRGTTRMMILAQLGPDTLRTGQHHPAQDANDFNDLHIGADGAFDVILSPTRPTGYEGDWWELKPATEKLMVRIVACDWGVEREPRFGIVRLDADHAAKGRPTLAQLAHRFGEIPATATVCALAFPDKVQKLRDEGLINMLKVVDFSQMTGLARQSYYEGAYELADDEALITEVQIPKEVDYWSLILTNELYETTDWYHNQSSLNAAQAVLDGDGYFRAVISARDPGVHNWLDTSGYASGAVQGRWFNTDERPTPTMKKVKLDDVRSHLPADTVLVTPDARAQAIRERTLRAHTRIIW
- a CDS encoding nuclear transport factor 2 family protein; translated protein: MSDELARLLDYEAIRNVKARYCRFLDTKDWDGFLSLFTPDAVLDVQEDTGNPPMSGHAAILEQVRSAVIDARSAHQIHSSEIDLRGDEAEMITAMQDRVVWAPGKCPIPGGQSITGFGHYTERYVRRDGQWKIAALKLTRLYVEVHPGPVV